A genomic stretch from Myxocyprinus asiaticus isolate MX2 ecotype Aquarium Trade chromosome 24, UBuf_Myxa_2, whole genome shotgun sequence includes:
- the LOC127414579 gene encoding protein Largen-like, whose protein sequence is MSDGPVNKVRVKRQIRTIVKDLENILGDLKDVAKELKEVVHEIDCLTSDLHLEEEMTDSSKTDTLNSSSSSTTTTTVSSIDKIKIYPEEMLFRPASVPPAVLTVLKRPHPPLPPPRMTPSRSEEYSDGLSSRTPPAANGTVMQNRVFPVNPINVLSKESCCGVKSVTAPSAPLLKLEKSRCPQTTRERVRFSEKVQYLGYCPDCDLQCDVNNTDLHLHTELIDGKLSPLHQCSSSLPAQVLLDNGSLGFPSKKPHKTILRHKSTTTTV, encoded by the exons ATGTCGGACGGACCTGTGAATAAAGTCCGAGTGAAACGGCAGATCAGAACCATCGTGAAGGATCTGGAGAACATTTTAGGGGACCTGAAGGATGTTGCGAAGGAACTCAAAgag gtggTCCATGAGATTGACTGTCTCACATCAGATCTTCATCTGGAGGAGGAGATGACAGACAGCTCAAAGACAGACACGCTAAACAGCAGCTCGAGCAGCACCACGACCACCACCGTGTCCAGCATCGACAAGATCAAGATCTACCCAGAGGAGATGCTCTTCAGACCAGCGTCAGTCCCACCAGCGGTCCTCACCGTCCTGAAGAGACCTCACCCGCCCCTGCCGCCTCCCCGAATGACCCCAAGCAGATCCGAGGAGTACAGCGACGGCCTGTCATCAAGGACACCGCCCGCGGCTAACGGGACAGTGATGCAGAACCGAGTTTTCCCCGTGAATCCCATTAATGTGTTGAGCAAAGAGTCATGTTGTGGGGTGAAAAGTGTGACTGCGCCCTCCGCACCTCTACTGAAACTCGAGAAGAGCCGCTGTCCTCAGACCACGAGGGAGCGCGTGCGATTCAGCGAGAAAGTCCAGTATCTGGGCTATTGTCCGGACTGTGACCTACAGTGTGATGTGAACAACACGGATCTGCACTTACACACGGAATTGATTGACGGCAAACTGAGTCCCTTACATCAGTGCTCATCCTCGCTGCCTGCTCAAGTCCTCCTGGACAACGGCAGCCTTGGGTTCCCCTCGAAGAAACCACACAAGACCATTTTACGCCACAAATCCACCACCACAACCGTTTGA